A genomic region of Mycobacterium sp. Aquia_213 contains the following coding sequences:
- a CDS encoding phosphotransferase, with translation MTFPPSQPPVPAIVGRLAAGRPVRAVWVNEDDGVTFRLGSGAWGREFVKIANAAGTDFGGEVRRLRWAARHVAVPRVLGFGVDSGHAWLHTRGLPGLSAVHPRWLAAPETAVRAIGAGLRGLHDGLPTAACPFEWSATSRLAALSPAARLRVGEPPPVDRLVVCHGDACAPNTLIDDDGHCCGHVDLGELGVADRWADLAVATLSLGWNYPGRNWETEFFAAYGVEPDPARIAYYRRLWQAFDTTSDGASR, from the coding sequence GTGACTTTCCCGCCGTCACAGCCCCCGGTGCCCGCGATCGTTGGCCGCTTGGCCGCCGGCCGGCCCGTACGCGCGGTCTGGGTCAACGAGGACGACGGGGTGACTTTCCGGCTGGGCTCGGGCGCCTGGGGCCGGGAGTTCGTCAAGATAGCTAACGCGGCCGGCACCGACTTCGGCGGCGAAGTGCGGCGGCTGCGCTGGGCGGCACGGCACGTGGCGGTGCCGCGGGTGCTGGGATTCGGGGTCGACTCCGGCCATGCCTGGCTGCACACCCGCGGGCTGCCGGGCCTGTCCGCGGTGCACCCCCGGTGGCTGGCGGCCCCCGAGACGGCGGTGCGCGCGATCGGTGCGGGGCTGCGCGGCCTGCACGACGGATTGCCGACGGCCGCATGCCCTTTCGAGTGGTCGGCGACGAGCCGGCTGGCCGCGCTGTCCCCGGCCGCCCGGCTACGGGTCGGCGAGCCGCCGCCGGTCGATCGGCTGGTGGTCTGTCACGGCGACGCATGCGCACCCAACACGCTGATCGATGACGACGGCCACTGTTGCGGACACGTCGACCTCGGCGAACTCGGGGTCGCCGACCGATGGGCCGATCTGGCGGTGGCGACGCTCTCGCTGGGCTGGAACTATCCCGGCCGGAATTGGGAGACCGAGTTCTTCGCCGCCTACGGCGTCGAACCGGACCCGGCGCGCATCGCCTACTACCGCCGGCTGTGGCAGGCCTTCGATACCACCTCCGACGGCGCCTCACGCTAA
- a CDS encoding lysophospholipid acyltransferase family protein, giving the protein MPEPTYRTLEILSQLGVFATGTRISYGGVENIPDCGGAVVAINHTSYVDWLPAGLAMRRRGRRLRFMIKAEMQQVKVVNFLITRTQTIPVDRNAGAGAYAVAVRRLREGELVGVYPEATISRSFELKEFKTGAARMAREADVPIVPVIVWGAQRIWTKDHPRRIGRHNVPITVQVGPPLHADDDIAQTDDALRDAMTKLLHEAQQQYPHPVGEYWVPNRLGGGAPTMAEAARIEADEAAARAANRTPRQ; this is encoded by the coding sequence ATGCCGGAGCCGACCTATCGCACGTTGGAGATCTTGTCCCAGTTGGGAGTCTTCGCCACGGGCACCAGGATCAGCTACGGCGGGGTCGAGAACATCCCCGACTGCGGGGGTGCGGTGGTCGCCATCAATCACACCAGCTACGTCGACTGGCTGCCGGCCGGGCTGGCCATGCGCCGGCGCGGCCGCCGGCTGCGGTTCATGATCAAGGCCGAGATGCAGCAGGTGAAGGTGGTCAACTTCCTGATCACGCGCACGCAGACCATCCCGGTGGACCGAAACGCCGGGGCGGGTGCCTATGCGGTGGCCGTGCGGCGGCTTCGCGAGGGGGAGCTGGTCGGCGTGTATCCGGAGGCCACCATCAGTCGCAGCTTCGAGCTCAAGGAGTTCAAGACGGGCGCTGCCCGGATGGCCCGCGAAGCCGACGTCCCGATCGTCCCCGTCATCGTTTGGGGTGCGCAGCGGATCTGGACGAAGGACCATCCCCGACGCATCGGCCGCCACAACGTGCCGATCACCGTGCAGGTCGGCCCGCCGTTGCACGCCGACGACGACATCGCGCAGACCGACGACGCGTTGCGCGACGCGATGACCAAGCTGCTTCACGAGGCGCAGCAGCAGTATCCCCATCCGGTCGGCGAGTACTGGGTGCCGAACCGGCTCGGCGGAGGGGCGCCGACGATGGCCGAAGCGGCCCGGATCGAGGCTGACGAGGCCGCGGCGCGAGCAGCCAATCGCACTCCGCGCCAGTAG
- a CDS encoding lysophospholipid acyltransferase family protein — translation MAEGFYRFGELIVPSLVAMNGTKFTFHGLENIPQRGGALMAQNHTSYLDWLPSLFAARERGRRMYFMIKAEMADVKAVDYVIKHARLIPVDRRNGHDAFALAVQRLRAGELIGMHPEATISRSFELREFKSGAARMALDAQVPIVPLVVWGAHRIWPKDHPKKVFRNKIPITVSAGRPIPPHGTVEQLNATLRAAMNGLLYRVQEEYPHPEGEFWVPQRLGGSAPNRDDSQQIRLVELQQRAQKYGTDGVTRPGDAQSGRH, via the coding sequence ATGGCAGAGGGGTTCTACCGGTTCGGGGAATTGATCGTTCCCTCGCTGGTCGCGATGAACGGCACCAAGTTCACGTTCCACGGGCTCGAGAACATTCCGCAGCGGGGCGGTGCGCTGATGGCGCAGAACCACACCAGCTACCTGGACTGGCTCCCGTCGCTGTTCGCCGCGCGGGAACGGGGCCGGCGCATGTACTTCATGATCAAGGCCGAGATGGCCGACGTGAAGGCCGTCGACTACGTGATCAAGCACGCCAGGCTCATTCCGGTGGACCGCCGCAATGGGCACGACGCTTTCGCGTTGGCGGTGCAGCGACTGCGCGCGGGCGAACTCATCGGAATGCATCCCGAGGCCACCATCAGCCGCAGTTTCGAACTCAGGGAATTCAAGTCCGGGGCCGCGCGGATGGCTTTGGATGCGCAGGTGCCGATCGTCCCGCTGGTTGTCTGGGGCGCGCACCGGATTTGGCCCAAGGATCATCCAAAGAAGGTGTTCCGCAACAAGATTCCGATCACGGTGTCGGCCGGACGGCCGATTCCCCCGCACGGCACCGTCGAGCAGCTCAACGCGACGCTGCGTGCGGCGATGAACGGGTTGCTCTACCGGGTGCAGGAGGAGTATCCGCATCCGGAGGGGGAGTTCTGGGTGCCGCAGCGCCTCGGCGGCAGCGCGCCGAACCGCGATGACTCCCAGCAGATCCGGCTGGTCGAACTGCAGCAGCGGGCCCAGAAGTACGGGACCGACGGGGTGACCCGCCCGGGTGACGCGCAAAGCGGACGGCATTGA
- a CDS encoding Rieske 2Fe-2S domain-containing protein, with translation MQVTSVGHAGFLIHTQAGSILCDPWVNPAYFASWFPFPDNTALDWDALGDCDYLYVSHLHKDHFDANHLRDHVNKDAVVLLPDFPVPDLRNELQKSGFHRFFETSDSVKHQVSGPRGDLDVMVIALRAPADGPIGDSALVVSDGATTVFNMNDARPVDLDMLATEFGHIDVHLLQYSGAIWYPMVYDMPARAKESFGTQKRQRQMDRARQYIAQVDATWVVPSAGPPCFLDPELRHLNDDHGDPANIFPDQLVFLDQMRRHGHDRGLLMIPGSVADFTGKSLNSLRHPLPDDDVEAIFTTGKAAYIADYADRMAPVLAAERASWAPAAGEPLLEPLRVLFEPIMLQSNEICDGIGYPVELVIGPETVILDFPKRIVRERIPDEKFRYGFAIAPELVRTVLRDQEPDWVNTIFLSTRFQAWRVGGYNEYLYTFFKCLTDERIAYADGWFAETHDDSASITLNGWEIQRRCPHLKADLSKFGVVEGDTLTCNLHGWQWNLENGRCLTTRGHELRSRRA, from the coding sequence GTGCAGGTCACGAGCGTCGGCCACGCCGGATTTCTGATCCACACCCAAGCGGGCAGCATTCTGTGCGATCCCTGGGTGAATCCGGCCTACTTCGCGTCGTGGTTCCCGTTCCCGGACAACACCGCCCTGGACTGGGACGCGCTGGGCGACTGCGACTACCTGTATGTCTCACACCTACACAAAGACCACTTCGACGCGAACCATCTGCGCGATCACGTCAACAAGGACGCGGTGGTACTGCTGCCCGACTTCCCCGTCCCGGATCTTCGAAATGAACTGCAGAAGTCAGGGTTTCACCGGTTCTTTGAGACCAGCGACTCGGTCAAGCACCAAGTCAGCGGACCCAGGGGCGACCTCGATGTCATGGTCATCGCGCTGCGGGCACCCGCCGACGGCCCGATCGGCGATTCGGCCCTCGTCGTCTCCGACGGCGCGACAACGGTTTTCAACATGAACGACGCCCGGCCGGTCGATCTGGACATGCTGGCAACCGAGTTCGGGCACATCGATGTCCACCTGCTGCAGTACTCCGGAGCCATCTGGTACCCGATGGTCTACGACATGCCGGCCCGGGCCAAGGAGTCGTTCGGCACCCAGAAGCGGCAGCGCCAAATGGATCGCGCCCGCCAGTACATCGCCCAGGTGGACGCGACCTGGGTGGTGCCGTCCGCGGGACCGCCGTGTTTTTTGGACCCCGAACTGCGCCACCTCAACGACGACCACGGCGATCCGGCCAACATCTTCCCCGACCAGCTGGTCTTCCTCGACCAGATGCGCCGCCACGGGCACGACCGCGGCCTGCTGATGATTCCCGGCTCGGTCGCCGATTTCACTGGCAAGTCCTTGAATTCGCTGCGACATCCGCTGCCCGACGACGACGTGGAGGCCATCTTCACCACGGGCAAGGCGGCCTACATCGCCGACTATGCCGACCGGATGGCCCCGGTACTGGCCGCCGAGCGGGCCAGCTGGGCGCCCGCGGCCGGCGAACCGCTGCTGGAACCGCTGCGCGTGCTGTTCGAGCCGATCATGCTGCAAAGCAACGAGATATGCGACGGCATCGGCTACCCGGTTGAGCTGGTGATCGGTCCCGAGACCGTGATTCTTGACTTTCCGAAACGGATTGTGCGCGAACGTATTCCCGATGAGAAGTTCCGCTACGGCTTCGCGATCGCCCCAGAGTTAGTTCGTACCGTGTTGCGCGATCAGGAACCGGACTGGGTCAACACCATCTTCTTGTCCACCCGTTTTCAGGCATGGCGGGTCGGCGGCTACAACGAATACCTGTACACATTCTTCAAATGCCTGACCGACGAACGGATCGCCTACGCCGACGGCTGGTTCGCCGAGACCCACGACGACTCCGCGTCGATCACCCTGAACGGCTGGGAGATTCAGCGCCGCTGCCCCCATCTCAAGGCCGACCTGTCGAAGTTCGGTGTGGTCGAGGGCGACACGCTGACCTGCAACCTGCACGGCTGGCAGTGGAACCTGGAAAACGGTCGCTGCCTGACCACCCGCGGTCATGAGCTGCGGAGCCGCCGGGCATGA
- a CDS encoding HAD family hydrolase — translation MTAPTSRPALIACDVDGTLFDDNETITPRTRDAVCAAVAAGAKFIVATGRPPRWIRPIVEELGFAPMAVCANGAVIYDPATDRVVSSRTLPVDTLAELAELAARVIPGAGLAVERIGQSAHDTATPQFVSSPGYEHAWLNPDNTEVSIEDLLSAPAIKLLIRQAGARSADMAAALAKHVGIEGDITYSTNNGLVEIVPLGVSKATGIAEIAKPLEIVSGEVVAFGDMPNDLPMLRWAGHGVAMGNAHPEVLAVADEVTARNSDDGVGRVLERWWG, via the coding sequence ATGACGGCGCCGACTTCGCGGCCGGCGCTCATCGCGTGCGATGTCGACGGCACGTTGTTCGACGACAACGAAACCATCACGCCACGTACTCGTGACGCGGTGTGCGCCGCCGTCGCCGCGGGCGCCAAATTCATTGTGGCAACCGGCCGCCCGCCGCGGTGGATACGTCCGATCGTGGAGGAGTTGGGGTTCGCGCCGATGGCCGTCTGCGCCAATGGCGCCGTCATCTACGACCCCGCCACCGACCGGGTGGTCTCGTCGCGCACGCTGCCCGTCGACACCCTGGCCGAATTGGCCGAGCTCGCGGCCCGCGTGATTCCGGGTGCCGGCCTGGCGGTGGAGCGGATCGGTCAAAGCGCCCACGACACCGCGACTCCGCAGTTCGTCAGCTCGCCGGGCTACGAGCACGCGTGGCTGAACCCGGACAACACCGAGGTGTCGATCGAAGACCTACTCAGTGCGCCGGCGATCAAACTGTTGATCCGCCAGGCCGGTGCCCGCAGCGCGGACATGGCCGCCGCGCTTGCCAAGCACGTCGGCATCGAGGGCGACATCACCTACTCCACCAACAACGGCCTGGTGGAGATCGTGCCGTTGGGAGTCAGCAAGGCCACCGGGATCGCGGAGATCGCCAAGCCGCTGGAGATCGTCAGCGGCGAAGTGGTGGCGTTCGGGGACATGCCCAATGACCTGCCGATGCTGCGGTGGGCCGGACACGGGGTGGCCATGGGCAATGCGCATCCCGAGGTGCTCGCCGTCGCCGACGAGGTCACCGCGCGCAACAGCGACGACGGGGTGGGACGCGTGCTGGAACGATGGTGGGGCTAG
- a CDS encoding glutathionylspermidine synthase family protein, which yields MKRAKRKPRPNWPSIVESQGLVYGTPARDARGRDRPYWDESVYYEFEMDEILALEADVELLHSMCLNAVEQVVLMERYAEFGLPEWSWQPIAESWRRNDPHVYGRFDLRYDGRRPAVLLEYNADTPTTLLEAAILQWYWLKDCFPDDDQWNSLHEQLVDRWKQLRDLLPSDELHLSWSGVEATGEDQITTTYMQETAAEAGFQTVGLTIEDLGWDSALERFVDLEESQIHAVFKLYPWEWVLDDEFGKHVVSSLPQTAWIEPLWKTLLSNKAILGILWEMYPGHPNLLPAYIDDPHELTEYVRKPKLGREGSNISVVGAGMETATGGVYGEEGYVYQLLDPLPEFDDMRPALGAWIVGDTAAGLGIRETAGLITDDGAAFVPHRIPQK from the coding sequence GTGAAGCGCGCCAAGCGCAAGCCGCGGCCGAACTGGCCGTCGATCGTGGAATCGCAAGGCCTGGTGTACGGGACGCCCGCGCGTGACGCCAGGGGCCGCGACCGGCCGTACTGGGACGAATCTGTCTACTACGAGTTCGAGATGGACGAGATCCTGGCGCTGGAAGCCGATGTCGAGCTGCTGCATTCGATGTGCCTGAACGCCGTCGAGCAGGTCGTCCTGATGGAACGCTACGCGGAATTCGGTCTGCCGGAATGGAGTTGGCAGCCCATCGCAGAATCGTGGCGGCGCAACGACCCACATGTGTATGGCCGCTTCGACTTACGCTACGACGGGCGACGGCCCGCGGTGCTGCTCGAGTACAACGCCGATACTCCGACGACGCTACTGGAAGCCGCGATCCTGCAATGGTATTGGCTCAAGGACTGCTTTCCCGACGACGACCAGTGGAACTCATTGCATGAGCAGCTCGTCGACCGCTGGAAGCAGCTGCGGGACCTGCTGCCCAGCGACGAGCTGCACCTGAGCTGGTCGGGTGTGGAAGCCACCGGCGAAGACCAGATCACGACGACGTATATGCAGGAAACCGCGGCGGAGGCCGGATTTCAGACCGTCGGCCTGACGATCGAGGACCTCGGCTGGGACTCCGCCCTGGAGCGTTTCGTCGATCTCGAAGAGTCGCAGATTCACGCGGTCTTCAAGCTCTACCCATGGGAATGGGTGCTCGACGACGAGTTCGGCAAGCACGTGGTCTCCAGCCTGCCGCAGACGGCGTGGATCGAACCGCTGTGGAAAACCTTGTTGTCCAACAAGGCAATTCTGGGCATCTTGTGGGAGATGTACCCGGGGCACCCGAACCTGTTGCCCGCCTACATCGACGATCCGCACGAGCTCACCGAGTACGTCCGCAAACCCAAGCTGGGGCGGGAAGGCTCGAACATCAGCGTCGTCGGCGCCGGCATGGAGACCGCCACCGGTGGCGTCTACGGCGAAGAGGGGTACGTCTATCAGCTGCTGGACCCGCTGCCGGAATTCGACGACATGCGTCCCGCCCTGGGTGCGTGGATCGTCGGCGATACCGCGGCCGGTCTCGGCATCCGCGAGACCGCGGGACTGATCACCGACGACGGCGCAGCCTTTGTCCCACACCGGATCCCCCAGAAGTGA
- a CDS encoding DUF350 domain-containing protein: MTPSIVALNSGYWDAGYWNVLARGAGAIILYAIVGLVLMLVGFYAIDLTTPGPLRKMVDVGKPNAIIVSAAGMVSMALIVVLAIYSSSGKLAEGLVGSAVFGLVGIIAQVVMMRIATMVIGIDMDRLFNADEFKYEALMVAASQVALGVVVAVAIL; this comes from the coding sequence ATGACACCTTCCATCGTGGCGCTGAATTCGGGCTATTGGGACGCCGGCTATTGGAATGTGCTCGCGCGTGGCGCGGGCGCGATCATCCTGTACGCGATCGTCGGGCTGGTGCTGATGTTGGTCGGGTTCTACGCCATCGACCTCACCACGCCGGGGCCGCTGCGCAAGATGGTCGACGTCGGAAAGCCGAACGCGATCATCGTGTCCGCCGCGGGCATGGTGAGCATGGCGCTCATTGTGGTGCTGGCGATCTATTCGTCGTCCGGAAAGCTGGCCGAAGGGCTGGTGGGGTCGGCGGTCTTCGGGTTGGTGGGCATCATCGCGCAGGTGGTGATGATGCGGATCGCGACCATGGTGATCGGCATCGACATGGACCGGTTGTTCAACGCCGACGAGTTCAAATACGAGGCGCTGATGGTGGCCGCGTCGCAGGTGGCGCTGGGCGTCGTGGTGGCGGTCGCGATTCTCTGA
- a CDS encoding alanine racemase, whose amino-acid sequence MPETPYLSIDLGQVRKNFRALRTAFPQAQIRYAVKANPAEPILRLLAAEGCAFDVASVGEIDTCVSAGIDGGLLTFGNTVKKPADIARAYARGVRRFAFDTGQGINVIAEHAPGAAVECRIAPDFPSSVTPFGHKFGCAPDAAAGLLRRAQRLGLHTEGVCFHVGSQQLDPTAWQLGIRCAASIFAEVGELSTINVGGGYPLAYAVGAPDLDIVAEAIQSALARHFGANPPQLAIEPGRVIAGSAGIISCEVVAVRTGTDARRWVYLDIGRYGGLAETENEYIRYRLATDRDGDPVGDAVVAGPTCDGDDVLYQSYPLPVTLSPGDRVEIADAGAYTASYASVNFNGFSALPTYFDDPADNRWEIAEPLAPGLTRSWELSEVICDVDTEFQNLVIGRTHQGISLFSDGERQSTEFSQLVYHEALLVPALLLAGEVKRVLVIGSGEGVVSQQAVSAGATHVDHVDIDREAVRLCAQYLPYGYTDDELRRAETGSGPVAMHYCDGWEFVDRATTSYDIVVIDLPDERTEPVQHNRLYETGFLQRCRDIGRVVVAQAGCPTLWRNESLHASWQRFRDTFPTVVYFGSDEHEWAFLSGLTETCDHPVATMSARLPTLPYRPQTIDADTLTASTVPPKSLRTNDTR is encoded by the coding sequence GTGCCCGAGACGCCGTATCTGAGCATCGATCTTGGTCAGGTGCGCAAGAACTTCCGGGCACTGCGCACCGCTTTTCCCCAGGCGCAGATCCGCTACGCGGTCAAAGCGAACCCCGCCGAACCGATCCTGCGCCTGCTGGCGGCGGAGGGCTGCGCATTCGACGTCGCATCGGTCGGCGAGATCGACACCTGCGTCTCCGCCGGGATCGACGGCGGCCTGCTGACGTTCGGGAATACCGTCAAGAAGCCCGCCGACATCGCCCGGGCATATGCGCGCGGGGTTCGGCGGTTCGCGTTCGACACCGGGCAAGGAATCAACGTCATCGCCGAGCACGCCCCGGGCGCTGCGGTGGAATGCCGTATCGCACCGGACTTTCCATCGTCGGTGACGCCGTTCGGGCACAAGTTCGGCTGCGCGCCCGATGCCGCGGCCGGGCTGTTGCGGCGCGCCCAGCGGCTGGGACTGCACACCGAGGGCGTGTGCTTTCACGTCGGGTCCCAACAACTCGACCCGACGGCGTGGCAGCTGGGAATACGTTGCGCCGCATCAATTTTCGCTGAGGTCGGCGAGCTCAGCACGATCAATGTCGGTGGCGGGTACCCGCTGGCGTATGCGGTCGGTGCACCGGACCTCGACATCGTCGCCGAGGCCATCCAGTCGGCACTGGCTCGCCATTTCGGCGCGAACCCGCCGCAGCTGGCCATCGAACCCGGGCGGGTGATCGCGGGTTCGGCCGGCATCATCAGCTGCGAGGTGGTGGCGGTGCGTACCGGCACCGATGCCCGGCGCTGGGTGTACCTCGACATCGGCCGCTACGGCGGTCTCGCCGAGACGGAGAATGAGTACATCCGGTACCGGCTTGCGACCGACCGCGATGGTGATCCCGTCGGCGATGCGGTCGTCGCGGGACCGACGTGCGACGGCGACGACGTGCTCTACCAAAGCTATCCGCTTCCGGTCACCCTGAGTCCAGGCGATCGGGTCGAGATCGCCGATGCCGGCGCCTACACCGCGAGCTACGCATCGGTGAATTTCAACGGATTCTCAGCGCTGCCAACGTATTTCGATGATCCTGCCGACAACCGATGGGAGATCGCCGAGCCGCTGGCGCCGGGGCTGACCCGAAGCTGGGAACTTTCCGAGGTCATCTGCGATGTCGACACCGAGTTCCAGAACCTGGTGATCGGCCGCACCCACCAAGGCATCTCGTTGTTCAGCGACGGCGAACGGCAGAGCACCGAATTCAGCCAGCTCGTCTATCACGAAGCGCTGCTGGTGCCGGCGCTGCTACTGGCCGGCGAGGTCAAGCGGGTACTCGTCATCGGCTCCGGCGAGGGCGTGGTCAGCCAGCAGGCGGTATCGGCAGGCGCCACGCACGTCGATCACGTCGACATCGATCGCGAAGCCGTCCGGCTGTGCGCGCAGTACCTTCCCTACGGCTACACCGACGACGAACTCCGCAGGGCGGAAACGGGATCCGGGCCGGTTGCCATGCACTACTGCGACGGCTGGGAATTCGTGGACCGCGCTACCACGTCGTACGACATCGTGGTGATCGATCTTCCCGACGAGCGCACCGAGCCCGTTCAGCACAATCGGCTCTACGAGACCGGCTTCCTGCAACGCTGCCGAGACATCGGTCGTGTGGTCGTCGCCCAGGCCGGCTGTCCTACGCTGTGGCGCAACGAATCACTGCACGCGTCATGGCAGCGATTTCGGGACACCTTCCCAACCGTCGTCTACTTCGGCAGCGACGAACACGAATGGGCGTTTCTTTCCGGGCTGACCGAAACCTGCGACCACCCCGTCGCGACGATGTCGGCGCGCTTGCCGACTCTGCCGTACCGCCCCCAGACGATCGACGCGGACACCCTGACCGCATCCACCGTGCCGCCAAAAAGCCTGCGGACCAACGACACCCGCTAG
- a CDS encoding LGFP repeat-containing protein, which produces MSSRRRAPTMFFTAIAATVVLVSAVADLTRDHGARAAAPPAHDTQLTEQPLVGLTGGVTVREVTQETPFSLVALTGDLAGTSTRVRAKRPDGSWGPWYQTEYETAAPDNGPPAGESAQPAGPTEGPRSTDPVFVGTTTTVQIAVTRPLDAAPTLGTPPAAPADDLGYRPASREQPFGQNISAILISPPQAPAKTTWTPPSGVLMPGQAPPIISRAEWGADEALRCGSPQYDNGIRAAVIHHTAGSNDYSPLESAGIVKAIYTYHSKTLGWCDIAYNALVDKYGQVFEGSAGGLTKAVEGFHTGGFNRNTWGVAMIGNFDDVPPTPLQLRAVGRLLGWRLGLDGVDPKGTVTLESAGSHYTTYPAGAVATLPTIFTHRDVGNTDCPGNAAYALMDEIRDIASHFNDPPEELIKALQGGAIYQHWQELGGMNSVLGAPTSPEDNADGDARYSTFAKGAMYWSPVTGAQPVTGAIYDAWASQSYERGPLGLPTSAEIQEPLQITQNFQHGTLNYNRLTGDVNEVLDGITTPLSSQTPSAPSVPPEHFSLPTHPDA; this is translated from the coding sequence GTGTCGTCTCGTCGCCGCGCGCCAACGATGTTTTTCACCGCCATCGCGGCCACGGTTGTCCTCGTCTCGGCGGTCGCGGACTTAACCCGCGACCACGGCGCCCGCGCCGCCGCTCCGCCGGCGCACGACACCCAGCTCACCGAGCAGCCGCTGGTCGGGCTTACCGGCGGCGTCACGGTTCGCGAAGTCACCCAGGAGACGCCGTTTTCTCTGGTCGCGCTCACCGGCGACCTGGCCGGCACCTCCACCCGGGTGCGGGCTAAACGCCCCGACGGTTCGTGGGGGCCCTGGTATCAGACCGAGTACGAGACCGCGGCGCCGGACAACGGCCCGCCGGCCGGCGAATCAGCCCAGCCGGCCGGCCCGACCGAGGGACCCCGTAGCACCGATCCGGTGTTCGTCGGCACCACGACAACCGTGCAGATCGCGGTGACTCGCCCACTCGATGCCGCGCCTACCCTCGGAACACCGCCCGCGGCACCGGCCGACGATCTGGGTTACCGGCCCGCCTCCAGGGAACAGCCGTTCGGGCAGAACATCTCCGCGATCCTCATCTCCCCACCGCAGGCGCCGGCCAAGACGACGTGGACGCCGCCGTCCGGAGTCCTGATGCCCGGCCAGGCGCCGCCCATCATCAGCCGGGCGGAATGGGGAGCCGACGAAGCACTGCGATGCGGTAGTCCGCAGTACGACAACGGGATTCGGGCGGCCGTCATCCATCACACCGCGGGCAGCAATGACTACTCACCGCTCGAATCGGCGGGCATCGTCAAGGCCATCTACACGTACCACAGCAAGACGCTGGGCTGGTGCGACATCGCCTACAACGCGCTGGTCGACAAGTACGGCCAGGTGTTCGAGGGCAGCGCCGGGGGTCTCACCAAGGCGGTCGAGGGCTTCCACACCGGCGGATTCAACCGCAACACCTGGGGTGTCGCGATGATCGGCAACTTCGACGACGTACCGCCGACCCCGCTTCAGCTTCGTGCGGTCGGGCGGCTGCTGGGCTGGCGGCTGGGCCTGGACGGCGTCGACCCCAAGGGCACGGTGACGCTGGAGTCCGCCGGAAGCCACTACACCACGTATCCGGCCGGTGCCGTCGCGACGCTGCCGACCATCTTCACTCACCGCGACGTCGGCAACACCGACTGCCCGGGCAACGCCGCCTACGCGCTGATGGACGAAATCCGGGATATCGCATCTCATTTCAACGATCCTCCGGAGGAGTTGATCAAGGCGCTGCAGGGCGGCGCGATCTACCAGCACTGGCAGGAGCTGGGTGGCATGAACAGCGTGCTGGGCGCGCCCACCTCGCCGGAAGACAACGCCGACGGCGACGCCCGCTACTCCACTTTTGCCAAGGGCGCCATGTACTGGTCGCCCGTGACCGGAGCACAGCCCGTCACCGGCGCGATCTATGACGCCTGGGCCTCGCAGAGCTACGAACGCGGTCCGCTCGGCTTGCCGACCAGCGCCGAAATCCAAGAGCCGCTGCAGATCACGCAGAACTTCCAGCACGGAACGCTGAACTACAACCGCCTCACCGGCGACGTCAACGAGGTTCTCGACGGGATCACGACACCGCTGTCGTCGCAGACGCCCAGCGCCCCCAGCGTCCCGCCGGAACACTTCTCGCTGCCGACGCACCCGGACGCCTGA
- a CDS encoding lysophospholipid acyltransferase family protein, protein MEPVYGTAILLARTIWRMQGLKITVSGVEHLPASGGAVIAINHTGYLDFTFAGLPAYKQGLGRKVRFMAKQEVFDDKITGPIMRSLRHIPVDRQDGAASYEAAVRNLKDGELVGVYPEATISRSFEIKECKSGAARMAVEAGVPIVPHIVWGAQRIWTKGHPKKLARPKVPIMVLVGEPIEPTLGVQELRGLLHSRMQHLLERAQEQYGPHPAGEFWVPHRLGGGAPSLADAARLDAEEAAARAARRAQAAGAPE, encoded by the coding sequence GTGGAACCGGTATACGGCACTGCGATCCTGCTTGCGCGCACGATCTGGCGCATGCAGGGCCTGAAAATCACCGTCTCCGGTGTCGAGCATCTGCCGGCCAGCGGCGGCGCTGTCATCGCGATCAATCACACCGGCTACCTCGACTTCACGTTCGCCGGTCTGCCCGCCTACAAGCAGGGCCTGGGTCGCAAGGTGCGGTTCATGGCCAAGCAAGAGGTGTTCGACGACAAGATCACCGGTCCGATTATGCGCAGCCTGCGCCACATCCCGGTGGATCGGCAAGACGGTGCCGCATCGTATGAAGCGGCCGTCCGGAATCTCAAGGACGGCGAGCTGGTCGGCGTCTACCCCGAAGCGACCATCAGCCGCAGTTTCGAGATCAAGGAATGCAAGAGCGGTGCGGCGCGGATGGCCGTGGAGGCCGGGGTGCCCATCGTTCCGCACATCGTCTGGGGTGCGCAGCGGATCTGGACCAAGGGGCACCCGAAAAAGCTCGCGCGCCCGAAGGTGCCGATCATGGTGCTGGTCGGCGAGCCGATCGAACCGACCCTGGGCGTGCAGGAATTGCGCGGACTGCTGCACTCGCGAATGCAGCATTTGCTGGAACGGGCGCAGGAACAGTACGGACCGCACCCCGCCGGCGAGTTCTGGGTGCCGCACAGGTTGGGTGGCGGCGCCCCATCCCTGGCTGACGCCGCCCGCCTCGACGCCGAGGAGGCAGCCGCGCGGGCAGCACGGCGGGCTCAGGCCGCGGGGGCGCCGGAGTAG